Proteins encoded together in one Prunus dulcis chromosome 3, ALMONDv2, whole genome shotgun sequence window:
- the LOC117622992 gene encoding nuclear transcription factor Y subunit C-2-like: MHGFMSTGSFELPNYYSHPSSREEADQEAKQSSFTELQKEEIEIFWNQQLFEIQNTTVAKAHHELPLARVKRVMKSDGQVKKVSSETPVLFSKACELFIMELTLRSWLHTERSKRRTLQHCDTARAIMQDELLHFLVHAVPPLNSVVRDYFEDDE; this comes from the exons ATGCACGGTTTCATGTCGACGGGCTCTTTCGAGCTACCCAATTACTACTCTCATCCGTCTAGCAGAGAG GAGGCTGATCAGGAGGCTAAGCAATCCAGTTTTACGGAACTTCAGAAGGAAGAGATAGAGATATTCTGGAATCAGCAACtgtttgaaattcaaaacacaacag TGGCAAAAGCACATCACGAACTCCCTCTTGCCAGGGTCAAAAGAGTCATGAAATCTGATGGACAAGTCAAG AAGGTGAGCTCGGAGACTCCGGTTTTGTTTTCGAAAGCATGTGAGCTTTTCATTATGGAGCTCACACTTCGTTCATGGCTGCACACTGAAAGAAGCAAGAGGCGCACGTTGCAGCATTGTGACACTGCCAGGGCAATTATGCAGGATGAGCTTCTTCACTTTTTAGTTCACGCTGTTCCTCCGCTGAACTCCGTCGTACGTGACTATTTTGAAG ATGATGAATGA